In Notolabrus celidotus isolate fNotCel1 chromosome 22, fNotCel1.pri, whole genome shotgun sequence, the genomic stretch ACAATGGCAGCCTTGATTTTCTCGACACTTACCTCCACACATGGTCACttcatcactctctctgtctcagtcaGTCTCCAACATCTATTAGCTCAAACCTTGCAGGGACATAAATGTTGGTCAAGTAATTTGAACATGAAGGGAAGAAGAGTTTATGGGACAAATCAGAGCTAAAGGGAGAAGAAAGGACACAATCATACATAACCAGATGCTTCAAATGACCCTGCAGTTTCTGTGATGCTAGCTGAAATACAATGCTTAGTCACTAGAGTGTTTTTTGTGGGCACCATGAGTCACAAAATGAATTACAGATTGACTGACAACTCGTTAAAAATTAGCTATCAGAAATTCTGCTTGTTGGGGGTGGCAAATTTGTGCAGCTTGTCATTTCATCTTGAATTAGAGCCTGCATTGACTTtcacttttgcttttattggcccatatagttcattaaaaaaaagatcatgGTCACTTGGTAGAGATATTTGGTTTACAATGTGTTCCAAAGGTTGTATAGGTGCTTtgattgcagcagcagaaggtCCTGGTGTAATATTTTACAGTTATAGCCTTGtaatcatctgtgtgtgtatgtgtgtgtgtgtgtgtgtgtgtgtgtgtgtgtgtgtgtgtgtgtgtgtgtgtgtgtgtgtgtgtgtgtgtgtgtgtgtgtgtgtgtgtgtgtgtgtgtgtgtgtgtgtgtgtgtgtttatgtgaagaGCTCAAGTGTTAAGCTTTGGTTGTAAGGGGAGGATGGGAGGCctgggagggggaggagaggtcaTTGAGTGAATCCAGGGATTTCCTTGCGTTTTGCAGGCAGTGGGTCGAGAGCCAATCATCCCCCATTCCCTACTCACACACTTGCATACACGATCAGCCCCCTCTCTCATACTGCTTGGGAAAGTGTTAGGGGGGTGCTTTGTTCCTGCACTTGAGGGCTGTTGGCACATTTACGGCACTATTCAGCAACCCCCTATTTAGCACTTCTGCTGGCATTGATGTCACACTTTCACAACTTGCCCTACACACTTCATTCTCATGACTTAACTTTAACTTTCAATTATGTAAAATCAATGACATTTGCCAGGAAGGGCAGCCTATTGTTTCCACTCGATCACAGTGTGGAAAAGATGATACCAGATCACTGCACCCTGTAACTACAAGTATAAATACTTTTTTGATTCTAAGACCGACACTCTTTTCCCTCTCTTAAGGCTAAAAGGAAGCTGGATTTGGAGGACCCTCTTTATCTTCCAGAGTTCCGCACACCCAAAGGCAAAGGCAGCATCGCGGCGAGGATACCAAGTCCAAGAAGTGAGTTCAACACTATAAATCAGTGGTTAAAGAAATCTAAGAGATTTTTTGCGATGCAAAATAGGATTATAAGCAAGGAGATACACTTTCAGCAAGAAGAAGTCAGGCAATCAAGGGACATTGTAATAGAAAATgacaataacataaaaacagtGGAATGTGCTCAACAATAGAGTTGTAATAAAACCagttacattttataaagagCTATAAAGTACTCCTAAGTGCAAAGAGATAAGCCAGGAAGTCATCCACTTTACAATGGTAAGAGTccaaagaaagcaggaagggTTGGGTGTTTAGGGTTAGTAGGTGGGAGATTGCAAAGAGGACATGGAGGGTGGTTAGCTTAAGGAATAGCAGATACAGCACTGAGGCAAACTAGCCTAACATGAGACCCCCCGTCCCCCCCGTCCCCTCACTGGAATTACATCGAGTTGATTGATTAGTCCTTTTAATGAGTTGATTTACTGGTTAGAAAGTGATGTCTTgttcagggcctgtgtccactaagtGCAACTTCAACGCTGGCAacatctatttaaaaaaaaataataatagcagTGCAGTTCAGCATTTCAGCACTCcgaacacaaaaaaaatcccttgGTGTCAGCTGTTTTTTATCATCAACATCATTGTCATGGTTCAACTTTTGGTTTACCAATGGCTCGTTAGTGTCACTTCTCTGCCACCAACCAATgaaatcaagaaggggcaggAGTTTTAATCAGCTTCCAACTTTGTCAACTACATAGGTGGAGGTCTGTAAGGAGAAGAAACTGACCACACTAGTTAAATTAAGGTCACAATTTCCAGAGACAGAGCTGCTAATACTGGAACAAAATGTCTACCAATTGCTTCTTCAGGGAAATTCCATCAAAAAGTCTAAagcatattaaataaataaactgtataTACAGAGCATTTTCAAACTGACTTAATGGTCACTACAGAGGGAAGAAGAAGTGATGTGGGAGAACTTCCATAACCTAGCCACCGTAAGATGAGAAGCGCTCGGAAATTGAAGTTGTGTGTTCTGACAGTGCAAATAAATGAGGTCAGTCGACAcagtgctaatgttagcatgggGAAGAAAGCGTCACATCAGGACTGTAATCGAAAGTCTACATGACTCAATTCAAAGGAACATTAATGAATGCATTGCAGTGCAAATCTACTGAATGAATAGTTTGGATTAGCTCTGTAAAAGCTGCCAAATATACTTCAGCAGATGTTTATTTTCGTACACCTTTAAGTTCTCAGTAGGTTGATCAGCTGCTATATTGATTTATGTAATCAAATGTAGTGCATAGTAAATATTTTTCTCTCACATATTTTCAttacttaattatttaaaacCTGTTGGATTTTATTTCTAACTGTTCCTCTGCCTTTGCTTGTATCCTTCCTCTTAGCTCCAAAGTCTCCAGGTGAGCGAACACGGTACGACACTTCCTTGGGCCTCCTGACAAAGAAATTTGTGGGTCTGATTGCCGAGTCGCCTGATGGAGTTCTCGACTTGAACTGGGCCACTGAGGTCCTGGAAGTCCAGAAGAGACGCATCTATGACATCACCAATGTCCTGGAGGGAGTCCAGCTCATCAGAAAGAAATCCAAGAACAACATCCAGTGGCTGTGAGTACCAGTGCAGAAGAAAAGATTGTAGTCAGATCTTTTGGTATTGGAATTATTTCGGCCGTTATTCCATCAGAGACACATTATTAGAGGTAAAAAGGGTGATTTGGTACAATAATACTTTTGGTTTGATGCTTGGTGGGAGTCTTTTTTAAGACAGAACTATTAGTGGACTATAAAATAGGTTTGTGGTTGTTCGCCACATGACATTGACAATTTAAACCCTCTAATGAATCTTTCTTTCACAGTCACCCAGTTATTTCACTTCCGTTAGCCGGAAAAGCTAACATCTAAACATATTTGCTGTACTCAACTAGTAGTTTAATAGTATTGTAGAATAAGCCTTTAATCATACAGGTTGAGCATTAGAATAGAATAATCTGGATGAAGTGTTGTAAAGACGCATCAATCACCGTGTCAAGTACTAAAACACTTgcaatatttttaaagttgagACTACCTTTTTAATTGTGCTAATGAATTGAGTGAATGAATTCCTGTTGTTTGGTTTGCTTCACcaaaaacatttaacaattcCTGCCCTGACTGAACTAAATCGCCCCCTAGTGGCTTTAAGCAGGCATTGCAACAACCATAGTCAACAGTGCATAACCTCATCTGAACTATGTTGTGTTCCTGCAGTGTTGGAGATGTATTTGAGGgtggtgcaggaggaggagagaaggccTGCGCCCTGAGGAGAGAGCTCGGAGCCttggaaagagaggagagatctCTGGATGAATTGATCCACTCCAGCACCGCACAGCTCAAACAGCTCACAGAATATGATGATAATCAGAGATATCCTTTACAAACCGCAGCTTTCTACATATTCCCTGATGGTCTAATGTGTCTTGTTGCAAATATGCACTCAATATGTGCAACTGTTTTTATCCTTGACTCTATATTTTACATTGGGCTATGTAACGTATCAGGATATCCGATCCATCGGCAGTCTCAAAGACCAGACAGTTATTGCTGTGAAGGCACCTGCTGACACCAAACTGGAGGTGCCAGACACAGCAGGGGTGAGTGCACATCTTTGTTTGAATCTAACTTTATGTTTTATGGGTTTTTTTCTGCAAATTACTCTGACAAGGAGAGTCAGTAGTCTATTTGTAAATGCAAATATACAATTTGTAACCATGGTGCATTCCAGAccaaataaagtatttttctgCATCTCCTCTTCTTGCAGCAGGGATCATTACAGATCTATCTCAAGAGTAAGAATGGTCCCATTGAAGTCTACCTGTGTCCAGAGGAGGGTCTTGAAGATGCAAGCCCTGTTAAAAGCGCTGTCACCCCTAAGAAAGAGTTCCCTCAAACCCACTGCGCTTCAACTCCAACCCCCATGGGCCCACCAAGCTACTGTGTCAAAGATGAGCCAGTAGAATGTAAGTACAGCGTACAATCAGGTCATAAAGTACATTTAGTACTGGAGGAATCTGATTGTAATGTCAATGAGAGCAAATGGTTAATCAGTCACCTTAATCCAGCAATGAGTGAAGTGTAAAGCACTGATTGCACCCATAAATTGCACATTGGCAGCTAGCTTGCAATGTGAGGTCTGCACTCAAAAAGATTGagagtttcttttttaatatgagAAAGAAACTGTACTTTTAAGTTTatacttttctttattattattattattattattattattattattattattattattattattattattattattattataacctttttttaaccaggaaatgctcattgagattaaaaatctcttttccaagagagtcctggcagcagcacagtttggagttacaattttacaatagacatgaacacacatatcagatgcatacaacagctacacaaaaaGCATGTCGCATTTAAACAAAACCTCTACAGACAGATTCTTCAGCCTTCAAGTCATTTAAGGACtacttaaaagcattcaaagatatcatatcagacagttttagatcctTTTGTAAAGCATTCCAGGTCGAGGAAGCAGTAAACCTGAAGGCCTTTCtcccaagttcagtcctgaccctctgAACAGATAATATTAAAAGATCCTGAGATTGAAGATTATGACTTCCTGCGTCAAACCAACGCCGTAGCCTATATGCATTAGTCTGTGCAGCccctgtacctacacagaggcctacacatgtagcagacgcgcacctcctccaaaatgttacTACACCTGAAATCAACttagaccgcaagccctgtgattggtctgctcgacAGCAACAgggtttcctgcatttacagcacttccagaatTGCTGCACACCGGCTGTGTATTCCACCTCTTCTGATGTATCCTTTCCATTCTTCCATGTAATCATTGCTgaatgataaacagtaacatttatcagctctaaattaacataatatgcTCTTAGAAGAGATGTCACCGATCAGCATAGGCTCAGAACGGTTGAAGACAagtctgaaatgaaaataaaatctaatgCTTTGGCATGAGGAGCTTTCTAGACCACCCAAAGGCAGCCATACAGGAGTTTGCAGATTGTGAGTAGGAAGAATAAGATGTAAAACACAAGATGATTATTGAATCTTTGAACCATTGGTAGGGTTTTATATCTACATTTCCAGGATATATACTAAGGTATGCTAACCACCTCTGAATCCGGCTTcataataagataataataataatcagaccGAGATATATTGGGTGCCCTACTCCAAAAATGTCCAACCATTCAAGAAATCAggcaataaaatataatacactTAATAGTATTTGAAAGGGGCGTACAAATAATTGAAAATTAGTGTCAGTACTTCTATAatttgaaaaattaaacaaagatggctaatgtacaaaaataataataaagcaaaatgcaaaacaatgcaacactctagaaacaaacattttaaatctaacCTGACTTTTCTCCTGCTCCTAAACGCAGCAAACATCTCTACAGCAGCCCCAGccgcctcctctgctgcagcctcCACTTCCTCTCTGCTGGACGTTGAGGGTCTGCTGGGTTTGCCCCCGAGTCTCCTCCAGATGACAGAAGACCAGCTCCCCTGCACCTCTTTCACCTCAGACCCCAACACCCCTTTTGTCAGCTTCTCTCCACCTCTGGACCACGACGATTACCTCTGGAGCCTGGAGGACGGAGAGGGAGTGTCAGATTTCTTTGACACTTATGATCTTGGAGATCTGTTGAAGAGCTGAGGTATagatggaggagaggtgaggggGGGATTTAGGAAGGGGTTATTTAATGAAATGCCTTCTCGAGGTAGGATATATTACACTATGAAGCCATCACTCTTTATTAATGCCATGCTTGTTTTAATGCCAGTGATTCAAAGAGGAGTGACATcctttgttattttaataaaataaaataatttgtatatATGGTTGTAAAATGTGATCAGACTGAGAGGCTTGGTGAGAGATGTACACTGATTGGTGTAGTCTCAAAATTTAGGAGAACACTGTTTGAAAGGGGGGCCTCTTTTGGATTTTCTTCCACATTTTCAGAAACAgcttcaaaattaaaaatatattaaatcaaTTTGCAAAACTAACAGGAGTTATTATGCATATCAAATCACCAGTAACTAAATCAGATGCGTTCAGGTGTCAGGCCAGAGTTTACAGTGTGACAACTCAGGAAtttcttgttctttctttttttttccaaagtctAAATGTTTGTACCACTCTGTGACCCATAGGGGGCAGCCTTGTATTATGTCAGCTTTAACTGCCAGGCAGCTACACAGGATTGAATCACTGGATGAGAGTAGGCAAAAGCCATCAAGACCAACATGCCAGGTGTGTTTTTAAGAGTCCTACCATCTTCAACACGCATTGAATTAAACTGTGAAATCCTCTGTTCCATTTCTTATAGATAAACAAGCACCTACAGATTGAGCTAACAAAATCTGTAATGGTTGCTCATGTTGTTTCTGTCTGATCAGGTTTGCTCTCTCCTTCGTTAAGCTTTGTGTCAGGCTTAGTGCTGCGTTCTGTGCCAAAATATGAGACACCCGGTGCTGGATACAGATCCAGAGTTAATGTCTGATAATGATTACTCTGAACAGACACAGTCTCTACATTGCAGGAGTCACATCGCATTGTTGGTTTGGCAGCTTTATTAACGAGCCATGGTGCTACTCTGTTGATTTTTCATTAAGTAGTTTGATATAGTGGTATAAAACTACTGTTGTATTTCTGAGGAAATTACCCCAAGTAAATGAAACGCAGCCTTTGTGTTGCAGTAAATTGATATAATCAAGGTTTAATTAGAGTAGTAATAAATGTCCCTTTTGTTTTAAATGGGATGAGCTCTGTTGTCAAGAAGCATCAGTTTAAATacgtttgtttttactgttcaAATTTGAATCCCTTAAATGCTTTCCCACGTGATGCAACCCTTTTAAATGTCAAAGTCATGCACCCAAGTTCAGGGCAGCTGTGGCTTTCATCTGTTCAGAGTATTTTTTCCTCAAAGGGTTTTAGGCATTTGGACGTTTGAATTTgatgctgatgtgtttttttttctggcttTCCCTCTCCGCTGCAGAGATAAGCTAACTGTCCTGTCCTAACAAAACTTGAAaacgtgtgtttgtgagtgtattTGACAGCTTGGGAAAATGGGTGTCGTGGTGTGTTTGAGGTGTGAGTTTTTACAACATAGATGAGAAAATATGTGAATTCAgaatttgtagttttttttcaatgagcattatttttctggtatttgtacatagtttgtttttgtatttataccTTCTTCTGAATTTTTTGAAAGTTAACGCTGGCTTTTTGTCAGCACAAACTGCTTTTGTATGACATGCAGCActtaatatttttgtaatattgtGTGGTCTgtttgaaatgataaaataaatactgaagcCATGGTTTACACTCTGAATGCTGTTGTAATTTCATTATGCTCTCTTGTCATGCCTGGAAACTCCACTTCCTCATTTTTTTTAGATTGGATTCTTTCCATAGTATTCAACTAAACCGCTGTGGAAACACATCTGGGCttacataaataaatcaaattgcATATTTTTCCAAGCCTCTGcaacataattttgtttgtgctGAATTATTGACTCACATAAAGGCTGTCTTCCTCAAAATCTATCACACAACCCCCTTAGGAAAAATCAATACATGGATATTTTCTCTCAAACCAGCAAGTTTATGGTCCCTGAGGTTATTAATCTAACAAGAAGCGACATTCCCTAAAGAGAGAGAATAGGTCAACCTGAAGAGTGACAATGACACTGAATGAGCTATGAACACTTTCAGACAGATAGACAAAAAATCTTCCTGTCATTCTTTGTGAGGAGGTTGCTTTGGAAACAAGCTCACAAAAGGGAGCAGACGCATAGCAGGGTTAAAGGTCAGTGGGTCACAGTGGAATAGAGAACAGGGTGATGACATTAGTGAGAAAGTTCATCACAGATCTGTAGAAAGAGCACGCAGGGATGTTGAGCTCTTTGTTaggtatttattttatacatcAGTATCTTCAAATGAAAAGTGAAGCAGATGATGAAAAACTCATTAGGTCTCAATGTAAGCTCATTACTGCAAAGAGCTCAAAGTGTGCGTTCAGTAACACTTTGTAGAAAATAAGGTTTATGGCCTATAAATGTATGGAGGTTCTGTTTCTaccacaggaaacacacatttattacaGCTGCCACTGTGGCCAAATGTTTCCTTTCCTACATACCAATACTGTAACTCTCAGAAATACAGACATGTGAAAGAGTCAACTTGTGCAGCACTTTTCTGCAAACTGTGCTAGCGCAAAGTGTCTATTAGTTCTGAGTGTCTATTAACAGATTCGGCTCATGTGTTTAACAAGAGGTCTTAAACCAAAATGTCAGACGTGGCGCCACGTACACATGCAGAACCTCTGACCGCGTGGCTTCCATGCTATTTAAACTGCACACATCTTCAGCTCTGCTGCATCACACCTTCAAAccaaagctgcagaaacaacagctTGACGTGAATATTATAAACCACCTGTAACTAAAAGAATCTGTGTGCAAACATATCATTACCAAAGTGACAGCTTGTTAATGAGCAGCACCAACCTGTAGCCGCAACATTTCAGGTATGTTTTTGAGGTGCAGCTGCGAAAGAGACACATaatgttggtgttgtttttaagaAGGGTTGGAACAGTTTAGTTACTAAGGTTGGTGCGTTTAaggccacacacacattctcattaAGAGCTACAGAAACCTTGAAGTAACTCTTTGCACACAGAGGCTGAGTCTGAACAGGTTTTATGCCTTTGAGGTTTTTACCTGGGTGGTATAGGAGCAGATTATCCTTATAATAGATATTGAATAGATACATGGAAGTTATTCATAAAGCAGAAGGGCTTATTCAAAAAAACTTGAATGTAATTGCACCCTGAATCCTCAGCTGATGTCTCAATGACTGTGATGTGAGATTTATGTAATACTGCCCTTGCCATGACGAATATGAATCACAAACAAGTTTAACCACCTGTTTTAAGTGGAAAACTTTTCGTCTCCATAACAGCAGTGATGAGGGTGTCTGTCTGAGGGAGGAGTTTGGCAGGTAGAGTCTAATTCCAACTGTGGAGTTATTGCAGAGAAGACATGCATGCATGACACTTGATTTATTCAGGAATGACACATCACTAAATGTTACATCAAGATATTATTCTTTGTGCAGTTTCCAGAGCCAGATTGCACTCAGTGGACGCCCTGCCCTTTTCAAGGCACTTTGTATTCTTATTCCAGCGGGGAAACCAAAAACCTGCTtcaaacaataaatcaaaatcctctccctctttttcttctctccctAAACCTTCCATTCTCAGTCATCCATGTCGACCAGAAGAGGGGGTATTTTACGGTAAGCAGGGGCCTCCTGGCTTGACAGGGGTAGTAAATTGATAGCAGGACTCGTGGAGCTGAGTCAACATGCAGAGTGCACGGGAGATTTTGCAGGAGATTTCTGCTGGGAAGCCGTGAGGAAATCCTGGCAGCTGCAGCCTTTACTGGAAGATGCTGCTACGACCTCTGTGCTGCgtcacaaagaaagacagaaactgtAGCTCATCCTCCCACTTCTGCCAAAATGTAAGTTCTTGCATTGTTTGAGGAAGCAAGACAGAGGTTGCTGATAGAAGAGTGAAACTGTTTAAGCGGAGGCAGAAGTATGATGAGACATGACAGGTTTGAGGCTATTAGGAAGGAAAAAGGTGGAGACAAGGATGGAAAACAGTGAGTGAGTCACTGAAGTTTGTGCACTCAGATAATGAagcttctctctatctcttcctGTCATTCATTTGCTGTCCCTCTGCCTCCCAACACTATTGTCTTCTTCAGACTCCCCATTCCTATTTCCTTCGTCCCTGCCTTTGGACTTGAGTTCTTCACTATATGTTAGTGCATCGCCTGCACAGACCGGTTTGTTCACTTTTACAATAAGACCCAGGCTGGAACCCTGGCAGACGCACAAAGGCTCTGCTTCTTTCACTAGGGGTGCCGCAGAGAAACTGAAGGAGGGTATTGTTGGGATACAGAAAGCGTCTGCATTACATCAGCTCTTTTGCACTTCCATGCAAAAAATGAGTGCATGCAAAATGAGTGTGCAATCTCAAATATGTTGCACATTTCTAACAACAATAAACACCTACAAGTATCCATGCAAACTGTTTGCATTCATCTGAAACTCAGTCTATCATTGTGCTATTTCACGTATGTAGAAACAGGCATGCAATAGAAACAATGACAGAATGAGGGCCTGCTTAACTGGGTCAGCAGAGCTATTTATGTGGCTCTTTTGTTTGGAGTTTGTCGCGTGCCCTCACTTCCTTACAAAAGTGGGTGTTTTTCTCAAGGATTGGTCGAGTAAGGAGAAAGTGGTCAAGCTTTCCTCTCTGGAGACTTTTCTGAATGGCTTATTTCCTTAGCTGGTGTGGCGAATCATATTTGTTTGGTCTTCTCACTCCGTGCTTCCACAGGAACACGTTTGATAACCGCTCCTTTAAGCTTTTCACTTTGAAGGCTGTGTAcattcatgtgtgcatgtgtgcaacacaaaacagaaatcaAACACTGTGCGTGTGTATTCAACAATGTCTGACTTTGCTAAGTGAAGAGATTCAAAACACAAACTGGGGTGTCTATCTGTATGAATATAAACACAGCGTCACTGTGAACATACACAGTTAAAACACAGCATTCATTCTGCACTGGTTACTGAGTGTCAGCAGTAAGTATTCACAGAGAGCAGATAAAACTCTTTTTTCCTTGAATGACTGCAGTTAAAGGAACCTCCTGTGTCCTGCATAGCTGGGGCTAATTTCCTCTTTATGAAGCTTATGTAGGCAAATATGTGGTTTTGTGGTTAAACCAAAGGGAGCCACTGAATCTGATGCAGCCTCCTGGAGTCACCCATCTGTGCTGCATAGTGTATGGTATCACAGCTTTGCCTTGGGCAAGATACAATGATACACCTCTTTTCTTTGACTTGACAGGCTTGACAATGCCATCCATGCAAGAGTTATGGACTATACACaacactgcagtttttttccccctctctgacGTACTGCTTTTTGATCACTTTGTCAGATGATTTCAGGAGTTCAGTGGGGAAGGACATAAAAATCCTCCCTCAGCAAAAATAAGGTCTTTTTATGAGATGAAAAGATGAGGAAGATGTTTTGTCAATTTGCAACATATGCCTTATATGCCTACTTAATGAATGTACAACATTTCAGCAAACGCGTGGGATCTAACGAAATAGACCCTTTCCATCagttttcatgggacaacatcAGAGCTTTGAGTCATAATGTTATTCAGGTATGCCTTTGCAAAGCCCTTCCTCAAAACCATCACCTC encodes the following:
- the e2f2 gene encoding transcription factor E2F2 isoform X2, with the translated sequence MMRMPKGVSPAATRPAVGLSCSQNKMKILSTGGVKAEFFGSGLSSPLMNTVPAGYFSQICNTATAEQRANSLYSTPHGPEAKPIRSSSGRLPAKRKLDLEDPLYLPEFRTPKGKGSIAARIPSPRTPKSPGERTRYDTSLGLLTKKFVGLIAESPDGVLDLNWATEVLEVQKRRIYDITNVLEGVQLIRKKSKNNIQWLVGDVFEGGAGGGEKACALRRELGALEREERSLDELIHSSTAQLKQLTEYDDNQRLGYVTYQDIRSIGSLKDQTVIAVKAPADTKLEVPDTAGGSLQIYLKSKNGPIEVYLCPEEGLEDASPVKSAVTPKKEFPQTHCASTPTPMGPPSYCVKDEPVESNISTAAPAASSAAASTSSLLDVEGLLGLPPSLLQMTEDQLPCTSFTSDPNTPFVSFSPPLDHDDYLWSLEDGEGVSDFFDTYDLGDLLKS
- the e2f2 gene encoding transcription factor E2F2 isoform X1 produces the protein MMRMPKGVSPAATRPAVGLSCSQNKMKILSTGGVKAEFFGSGLSSPLMNTVPAGYFSQICNTATAEQRANSLYSTPHGPEAKPIRSSSGRLPAKRKLDLEDPLYLPEFRTPKGKGSIAARIPSPRTPKSPGERTRYDTSLGLLTKKFVGLIAESPDGVLDLNWATEVLEVQKRRIYDITNVLEGVQLIRKKSKNNIQWLVGDVFEGGAGGGEKACALRRELGALEREERSLDELIHSSTAQLKQLTEYDDNQRLGYVTYQDIRSIGSLKDQTVIAVKAPADTKLEVPDTAGQGSLQIYLKSKNGPIEVYLCPEEGLEDASPVKSAVTPKKEFPQTHCASTPTPMGPPSYCVKDEPVESNISTAAPAASSAAASTSSLLDVEGLLGLPPSLLQMTEDQLPCTSFTSDPNTPFVSFSPPLDHDDYLWSLEDGEGVSDFFDTYDLGDLLKS